CGCGCTGCCCGCTGGCGCAGCCGGTCTGCCGCGAGGCGCCGGTGCCCCTGCTGGAGCTGGACGGCCGCCAGAGCCGCTGCCTGTTTCACGACCGTGTCGCGGAGGTGCAATGGTGAGCGATGCCTTCCTGAGCCTGCGCGGGCTGCGCAAGTGCTATCAGGTGCGCAGCGGCCGGTTGGGCCTGGAGAAGAAGACGCTGATGGCGCTGGACGGCGTGGATCTCAGCATCCCGCGCGGCGGCTCCTGCGGCCTGGTGGGGGAGTCGGGCTCCGGCAAGTCCACCCTGGCGCGGGCGGTCATGCGCCTGCTGTCCCTGGACGGCGGCGAGATCCGCTTCGACGGTGTGGATCTGCTGCAGCTGCGCGGCAGCGAGCTGCGGCGCATGCGTCGGCGGTTGCAGATGGTGTTCCAGGATCCCTTCGCCTCCCTAAATCCGCGCATGCGGGTGGGCGACATCGTCGAGGAGGGCCTGGTCATCCATCGGTTGGGCAACGCCAGCCAGCGGCGCGCCGCGGTGCGCGAGATGCTGGCGCGTGTGGGCCTGGGGGACGACGCCCTGGACCGCTACCCGCACCAATTCAGCGGCGGCCAGCGCCAGCGCATCGGCATTGCCCGCGCCCTGGTGCTCAAGCCGGACCTGCTGGTCTGCGACGAGCCGGTGTCCGCCCTGGATGTCTCCATCCAGGCCCAGATCCTGACCCTGCTGCAATCCCTGCGCGAGGAGCTGAACCTGACCCTGCTCTTCATCAGCCACGACCTGCGGGTCGTGCGCCACATGTGCGAGCAGGTGGCGGTCATGCGGAGCGGGCGCATCGTGGAGCAGGGACCGGTGGAGCAGGTGTACGCGCACCCGCAATCGGAATACACCCGCACGCTGCTGTCGGCCGTCGTGCCCCACGCCCGGCTGGCGCCCGAGTCCGGGCAGGGCGCCGGTCAGCCTGGTGCGCGCGGGATTTGACTAGCTTTTGCTTGCTATCCATACTTAGCCTGCATTTTTCGGAGCACCGCAAGGGAGCCAGGATCGGTGCGCGGCCGCAGGGGCCGGATTTCATAACGAGGAAAAAGTGGTGAACGCGAATTTGACTCACGGAGAACAGATGCAGCAGGCCAAGTCCTTCTTCAGCCGCTTCGGCAGGCCCATCCTGGCGGCCGTGCTGGTGGCGGCCCTCGCGGGCGCCGGCTATTGGGGCTACAAGAGCTACCGGACGCAGCAGAACGAGAAGGCCTCGACCCTCTTCAGCCAGATGACCCAGCAGTATGAGCAGAAGAATGCCAAGTCGGCCCGGGCCAACGCGGAAAAGCTGAGCAAGGACTATGATGGCACCACTTACGCCATGCTGGCGCAGCTGTATCTGGCGCGCATGGACGTGGACGCGGGCAACATCGCCCAGGCCGCCGCGCGGCTGGCCAAGCTCAAGCAGGCGGATCTGCCCACCGGCTTCGACCGCTTCGCCGCGCTGACCCTGGCCCGCATTCACCTCGGCCAGGGCAAGGCCGCCGACGCCCTGAAGGATCTGCAG
Above is a window of Thermithiobacillus tepidarius DSM 3134 DNA encoding:
- a CDS encoding YfgM family protein — translated: MNANLTHGEQMQQAKSFFSRFGRPILAAVLVAALAGAGYWGYKSYRTQQNEKASTLFSQMTQQYEQKNAKSARANAEKLSKDYDGTTYAMLAQLYLARMDVDAGNIAQAAARLAKLKQADLPTGFDRFAALTLARIHLGQGKAADALKDLQSLNPGEFAAEYEELRGDAYLALKRPADARKAYQAALAKLDQNDPYRAIVQLKLDDLGEAA
- a CDS encoding ATP-binding cassette domain-containing protein, with protein sequence MVSDAFLSLRGLRKCYQVRSGRLGLEKKTLMALDGVDLSIPRGGSCGLVGESGSGKSTLARAVMRLLSLDGGEIRFDGVDLLQLRGSELRRMRRRLQMVFQDPFASLNPRMRVGDIVEEGLVIHRLGNASQRRAAVREMLARVGLGDDALDRYPHQFSGGQRQRIGIARALVLKPDLLVCDEPVSALDVSIQAQILTLLQSLREELNLTLLFISHDLRVVRHMCEQVAVMRSGRIVEQGPVEQVYAHPQSEYTRTLLSAVVPHARLAPESGQGAGQPGARGI